The segment AGTCTTTCAGAAAATTAAAGTATTTTTCTTCTCCTAAAGTTTCGGCAATACCAGTGGCGTTTTTAATATCAGCAAACATAAAAATGCGCCGTTCGTGTTTGGGATGAAAATAGCGCCCCATTAAATAATCTGGAAATACACCAGGACCATATTTATCGTTTACTATTAAAACAATCAAAGTGACAATAACAATAAATAACCAAACGATGAAGTTTTTAAGGAACAACCACGTACTAAAAAATATTTGTGTCGCTACTAACACATCGGGGTGATAAAAAGGTACACCTAAATTTTGACTGTTAAAATATAACGCACCGATAGTACTAATTAAAAGCGCTCCGACAATATAGGTGCCAACTATGTATAGTAAAGCTTTCCAAAACACGTGCCTTCTAAGCCATTGTTCCATTAGATTAATAGTAAATAAACCACCAATTAGCCCAGCACTGACGCCAACAATTAAATTAGCTGTAAAAGAAGATTCAAAATCAAAGGCCGAACTTAAAATCCCTTCACTTTTTAATGTGAAATATTCATAAAAAAATAGAGTATTCGAGATGAAAACCCATGAAATAAGTATCCAAAAGGCGCGTTTTGTGTAAAACCACAATTGCCGGGAGTTGTATCGACTTAATTTAAAATCCATTAACAATTTTTGTATTTGTCGTGCAATCCTTTTCCTTCGATTATCATATGGGTTATTTTTTCTAAACGACTTTCTTTGGTAGCCTCTCTTTTAGCTTCTGAAATATGATTGGCATATTCACGCTGTTTTCCTGGTGTTAGTTTTTTAAATGCTGAAGCTAGCTTTTTATTAGCATTAAAAGCTTTTTCAAGCGTTGGAGGTATAGTTACACTTTTTTTACGTTGCGGTTTCAGCTCTTTACCTGCAATACAGTTTTCAATGGCTTCTTGGGTGTATTTTAAAATTAGATTAGACTCAATAGGATCACCCTCTTCAAAACGCCATTGCCGCAGTGCTTTGGTAATGCCTTCTTGTGCATTTACCAATTTGTCCTCTTTGTTCTTTAAAAAAACACCCTGGTGAAACCAGATGGCATAATGATTTTTAAATCCGGCTAATCCTATTACCAACTTACCATTAAGCGTATAAGTAGGCGCTCCCCACTTTACTTCTTCGGTAAGTTCTGTTTTCTGAAAAATGCTTCTGAGTTTTGATAATTCATCACTCCATTTTTCATGCTTTTCAATGTATGCGGTTACTTTTTCTGAAGTGTCCATAATTAAATTAGTTGTTACTCTTAAATCGAAGATACTATTTTTCCGAAGCTATTTTTCTAAAGAAACATTAAAATTAAACATGCTACAGTTGAGAATACAGATTATACAGTTCGGTTTCTTTTTTTCTGAAATAGTTTAAATCTTATTCATTTTTGTGGGGTAATATAAAACGAACTACCCATGAAACTTCAAAATACTATAAATTTAAAATTTGCCATCATATTTTTCTTTCTTTCTTTTTCTGCAAGTAGTCAAATTATAGTTTCAGGCATTATTACTCAAAAAAATGGAACACCCATTCCTGGGGCAAATGTATATCTTGAAGGAACGTATGATGGAACTACAACTGATGATAACGGCAATTTTTTGTTTACAACTTCAGAAACCAAAGAACAAACCTTAGTAGTTTCGTTTGTTTCTTTTGAAACATTTAGAGTCACAAAATTAGTAACTGAAATGCAAAACATAACCATCAAGCTTCGTGAAGATGTAAGCTCGTTGGACACCGTTGTTATTTCTGCCGGAACTTTTGAAGCAGGCGATAATAGTAAGGTATCAGTTTTAAAACCATTGGATGTAGTTACCACCGCCAGTGCATTGGGTGATTTTGTGGGAGCATTACAAACTTTGCCAGGAACCACAACTGTTGCTGAAGATGGCCGACTGTTTGTACGTGGGGGAGATGCAGGTGAAACTCAAATTTTTATAGATGGCATTCGTGTATTTACGCCTTATACGCCTAGTACTAATAACATTCCAACTCGAGGGCGGTATAGTCCTTTTCTATTTGATGGGATAACTTTTTCTACTGGTGGGTATTCTGCGGAGTATGGGCAAGCGCTGTCTTCTGTATTATTGTTAAATACGGTTGATTTTCCAGATCAAGAAAAAACCGAAATATCTATTATGAGTGTAGGTGGTGGATTGGGTAACACTCAAATTTGGGGCAATAATTCGTTAAGTGTAAATGCGAGTTACATTAATTTAGCACCGTATAATGAATTATTCCCAGGAAGAAACGATTGGCAAAAACCTTTTGAAACATTTGCAGGGGAGTCTGTTTATCGACACGAATTTGAAAGCGGACTATTGAAAATTTATGGAGCGTATGATGCTACCGAATTTCAATTAACACAAGAAGATATTAACCAGCCTGAAGGAGTGAATTTTAAGCTAAATAACCAAAATATATATACCAATGCCAGTTATTCCGGTAGGTTAAAAAACAAATGGAAACTGAAAACAGGAGCTAGCTTTACACTTTCAAAGACAGATGTTAATGTTATTGAAGATAATATTGATGATACTGAGAAATCTGTTCATCTAAAATTGAAACTACAGAAAAACTTTAGTAATCGATTTAAAATGAGTTATGGAGTAGAACAGTTTTTGACCGATTTTGATGAAGATTTTAAAAATGAATCTTTTAATGCCAATTACGGTTTCAACAATAACATTTCCTCAGCCTTTACCGAAGCTGACGTTATTTTCTCGAAAAAGTTTGCTGTAAAATTAGGGTTACGAGGTGAGTATAGTCAGCTTTTTGATGCGATAACTCTTTCCCCACGAGCTTCGTTAGCGTATAAAGTGAGTAAAAACAGCCAACTTTCATTAGCATATGGCGATTTTTATCAACAGCCACTTAATGAATATTTAAAATTTCAGCAGGACTTGGAAGCCCAAAAAGCTCAGCATTACATATTAAATTACCAATACACCGCCAATAACCGAATTTTTAGGGCTGAACTGTACCGAAAAAAGTATGATAATTTGATAACCTACAATTCAGAATTTCCCACATTTGACACCAATTTTAATACTAATGGAGACGGCTTTGCTCAAGGAATTGATCTATTTTGGAGAGATAATGAAAGCCTTAAAAGTATGGATTATTGGGTGAGTTATTCGTATTTAGATACTGAAAGGAAGTATAAAAACTACCCTGTTGCCGCCACGCCCAATTTTGCAAATACGCATAATCTTTCGGTAGTGGGTAAATATTGGATTGAAGACTGGAAAAGCCAAGTGGGCTTTAGTTATCAATACGGAAGTGGTCGAACCTATACCAATCCAAATAGAACCGGATTTCTTCAGAATAAAACTAAGGATTATAACAGTATTAGTTTAAATTGGGCGTATTTATTGTCGCAACAAAAGATATTGTATTTTTCGGTAAACAATGTGTTGGGTTTTACCAATGTTAACGGTTATCAATATGCCGATACGCCAACTGTAAATGGTGATTTTGCAAGAAGGACATTGCGACCAGCGACAGATCAATTTTTCTTTGTAGGCTTTTTCTGGACCATTAGCGATGATGGGGAGGATAATCAGTTGGATAATTTGTAGCTGCTGCATCTCGATACAATCCCGATATACATCAGGATCACTCGACGACCAGGTTACAGATAAAAAAAGTGTTCTTAAGGGCGTTTGAGTGAAACTTTAAATGCGTGAGCATCTGGGTTTTTGTATCGAAAATACAGTTCAACCTTAAAAAGAAACAATTCAGTAAAACAAATTTTATAAAACCCTTTTTCTAAAGGATATTTGAATAACAATTTAAAAATAAATAAACCATGCAAACAATACTCTCAACTTTAGTACTCGTTTTTAGTTCTATTATTCTACAAGCACAGAACACTGTTACCGTAACTATGACCGATTTTGACAATGATAAAGGCACTGCTTTGGTAGGGCTATATGATTCCGATACTGATTTTTTAGAGAATGAATTCATGTCACGCACTGCTAAAATTGAAAACCAAACAGCAACAGTGATTTTTACCGATGTTCCTGATGGCGTATATGCCGTTTCTTGCTTTCACGATGAAGACGATAACAAAAAACTTAATATGTTTATGGGGATGATGCCTACCGAAGATTATGGAACTTCTAACAATGCGCCGGCCAACTTTGGACCGCCTAAATGGAAAGACGCCAAGTTTGAGATTAAAAATAGTGAAACAAAGTCTTTTGAAATTAACCTATAACTTAAAACCTAAAAAGTATGTTAGGTATCTTACTATCAAAACACAGAAAGCCAAAGACCATAAAAGTAATACTATTAGTTAGCTCAATTTTATTAATAGGAGGTATTTTATTATTAATAAATTAAAAAAGATAAAAATGAATAAACTACTTATACTTGCATTAGTACTTACTTCGGCAATAGGTTTTAGTCAAACAAAATATGAAAACGGTATGCAAAAAGCCTTCGAGCTTTGGCAAGCCGAAAAACCTTGGGAGGCTGCTAATCTCTTTGAGCGAATTACCCAAGCAGAGGCTGAAAAATGGTTGCCACCTTATTATGTGGCACAGATTAATCTAATCAACAGTTTTGGCGAAACGGATAAAACTAAATTAACGGCACAATTGGAAAAAGCACAGGACTTTATAAACCAAGCCAAAACAAATTCAAAAGAAAACCCCGAAATTCTCATATTGGAAGCGCAATGGTATACTGCTTGGATTGCCTTTGATGGTCAACAATACGGTATGAAGTATTCTGGAAAAGTACAACAACTGTATCAAAAAGCTTTACAATTAGCTCCTAATAACCCTCGAGTTATTCTAAGTAAAGCCGAATGGGATATAGGCAGCGCAACCTATTTTAAACAGTCTGTAGAGCCCTACTGTAAGGATATTCAACGCGCCATTGAACTTTTCGTTACCTTTAAACCTGAAGGCGATTTTTACCCAATCTATGGAGAAGAACACGCAAAAAAGATTTTTGAAACTAACTGTAAACAAGAATAATGATTCAATTTTTTAAAGAACTGGGTAAGGCATTTTTTGTTGGTTCTCTCATATTTTTGGTGTTAGGACTCATACAATTTGCAACAGGGAACACCATTGGAACCGGAACAGAACTCCTACGTCGGTTTTTATACAACCAGTTTTATTCGGTTACCTTGTATATGGCAAACGCCTATGTGATCATGTATTTTCTTGAAAAGTTTAAAGGTGCTTTGTATTCTCGAAAAATACTGTGGAAAGCTGTTTTATCAAATATTGTTGTTACTATGGCTACCTTGTTTTTAATTCATTTTATAATAAGTGTGATTATAAAGGGAAATACAATACCTGATTTTATAGCAGCACAAAACTTTGATTTTTATAAGGTTTCATTAATTATTTCTATTGTAGTATTGATCATATTTTATGGTTTCTTTTATTACAAGAATACGCAAGAAAAAAGGGTAAAAGAACAGAAAATAATTGCCGGTGCTGCGTCGGCACAGTTCGATGCGTTAAAAAACCAGTTAGACCCACATTTTTTGTTCAATAGCTTGAATGTATTGACTAGTTTAATTGAGGAAAACCCAGAAG is part of the Marixanthomonas ophiurae genome and harbors:
- a CDS encoding YdeI/OmpD-associated family protein, with protein sequence MDTSEKVTAYIEKHEKWSDELSKLRSIFQKTELTEEVKWGAPTYTLNGKLVIGLAGFKNHYAIWFHQGVFLKNKEDKLVNAQEGITKALRQWRFEEGDPIESNLILKYTQEAIENCIAGKELKPQRKKSVTIPPTLEKAFNANKKLASAFKKLTPGKQREYANHISEAKREATKESRLEKITHMIIEGKGLHDKYKNC
- a CDS encoding adenylate/guanylate cyclase domain-containing protein; translation: MDFKLSRYNSRQLWFYTKRAFWILISWVFISNTLFFYEYFTLKSEGILSSAFDFESSFTANLIVGVSAGLIGGLFTINLMEQWLRRHVFWKALLYIVGTYIVGALLISTIGALYFNSQNLGVPFYHPDVLVATQIFFSTWLFLKNFIVWLFIVIVTLIVLIVNDKYGPGVFPDYLMGRYFHPKHERRIFMFADIKNATGIAETLGEEKYFNFLKDFFRHIAPAIVQTRGDVYQYVGDEVVVSWKMKQGLKRGNAIQCYFSMQRIIKRKSYKYLKKYGIVPEFKVGYHFGPVMVGEIGAIKRDIAFSGDVLNTTARIQSICNELDVKILASKEFANIAYKLPKGVTKQDMGKEQLRGKAEEIGLVTYKKG
- a CDS encoding TonB-dependent receptor, which gives rise to MKLQNTINLKFAIIFFFLSFSASSQIIVSGIITQKNGTPIPGANVYLEGTYDGTTTDDNGNFLFTTSETKEQTLVVSFVSFETFRVTKLVTEMQNITIKLREDVSSLDTVVISAGTFEAGDNSKVSVLKPLDVVTTASALGDFVGALQTLPGTTTVAEDGRLFVRGGDAGETQIFIDGIRVFTPYTPSTNNIPTRGRYSPFLFDGITFSTGGYSAEYGQALSSVLLLNTVDFPDQEKTEISIMSVGGGLGNTQIWGNNSLSVNASYINLAPYNELFPGRNDWQKPFETFAGESVYRHEFESGLLKIYGAYDATEFQLTQEDINQPEGVNFKLNNQNIYTNASYSGRLKNKWKLKTGASFTLSKTDVNVIEDNIDDTEKSVHLKLKLQKNFSNRFKMSYGVEQFLTDFDEDFKNESFNANYGFNNNISSAFTEADVIFSKKFAVKLGLRGEYSQLFDAITLSPRASLAYKVSKNSQLSLAYGDFYQQPLNEYLKFQQDLEAQKAQHYILNYQYTANNRIFRAELYRKKYDNLITYNSEFPTFDTNFNTNGDGFAQGIDLFWRDNESLKSMDYWVSYSYLDTERKYKNYPVAATPNFANTHNLSVVGKYWIEDWKSQVGFSYQYGSGRTYTNPNRTGFLQNKTKDYNSISLNWAYLLSQQKILYFSVNNVLGFTNVNGYQYADTPTVNGDFARRTLRPATDQFFFVGFFWTISDDGEDNQLDNL
- a CDS encoding DUF2141 domain-containing protein, coding for MQTILSTLVLVFSSIILQAQNTVTVTMTDFDNDKGTALVGLYDSDTDFLENEFMSRTAKIENQTATVIFTDVPDGVYAVSCFHDEDDNKKLNMFMGMMPTEDYGTSNNAPANFGPPKWKDAKFEIKNSETKSFEINL